The Brassica napus cultivar Da-Ae chromosome C7, Da-Ae, whole genome shotgun sequence genome has a segment encoding these proteins:
- the LOC106445067 gene encoding L-lactate dehydrogenase B has translation MANNGSGSSLGPGGLDLTNTFFKPILNSDPPIPSNRCTKVSVIGVGNVGMAIAQTILTQDIADEIALVDSKPEKLRGEMLDLQHAAAFLPRTRITASVDYAVTAGSDLCIVTAGARQNPGESRLNLLQRNVALFRHIIPPLAKSSPDAILLIVSNPVDVLTYVAWKLSGFPVNRVLGSGTNLDSSRFRFLIADHIDVNAQDVQAFIVGEHGDSSVALWSSISVGGIPVLSFLEKQQIAYEKQTLEDIHQTVVGSAYEVISLKGYTSWAIGYSVANLAYTILRDQRKIHPVTVLARGFYGVEGGDAFLSLPALLGRNGVVAVTNVHMTDEESEKLQKSAKTILEMQSQLGL, from the exons ATGGCGAACAACGGATCCGGTTCATCCTTAGGCCCGGGCGGGCTAGATCTAACCAATACCTTTTTCAAACCGATCCTTAACTCCGACCCTCCTATCCCCTCCAACCGCTGTACCAAGGTCTCCGTCATCGGCGTCGGGAACGTCGGCATGGCCATCGCTCAGACCATCCTCACTCAAGACATCGCCGACGAGATCGCCCTCGTTGACTCCAAGCCCGAAAAGCTCCGAGGCGAGATGCTCGATCTCCAGCACGCCGCCGCTTTCCTCCCCCGCACCAGAATCACCGCCTCCGTTGACTACGCTGTCACCGCCGGATCCGATCTCTGCATCGTCACCGCCGGCGCTAGGCAGAACCCGGGAGAGTCTAGGCTCAATCTGCTCCAGAGGAACGTCGCTCTCTTCCGCCACATCATCCCTCCGCTCGCTAAGTCGTCTCCCGATGCGATCTTGCTCATCGTCTCTAACCCTGTCGATGTCTTGACCTACGTCGCTTGGAAGCTCTCTGGTTTTCCGGTGAATCGGGTTCTTGGATCGGGTACTAATCTCGACTCGTCTCGGTTCCGGTTCTTGATCGCAGATCATATCGACGTCAATGCTCAGGATGTGCAG GCATTCATCGTGGGAGAGCATGGAGACAGCTCGGTGGCGTTATGGTCGAGCATAAGCGTGGGAGGCATCCCTGTCTTAAGCTTCCTGGAGAAGCAACAGATCGCGTACGAGAAACAAACCCTTGAGGACATTCACCAGACTGTCGTTGGAAGTGCCTATGAAGTCATTAGTCTCAAGGGTTATACTTCTTGGGCCATTGGCTACTCTGTTGCCAACCTGGCTTACACCATCCTCCGTGACCAGCGTAAGATCCACCCGGTCACGGTTCTTGCTCGTGGCTTCTATGGTGTTGAAGGTGGTGATGCGTTTCTCAGTCTCCCGGCTCTGCTTGGACGTAACGGTGTGGTGGCTGTGACTAATGTGCATATGACTGATGAGGAGTCCGAGAAGCTGCAGAAATCTGCCAAGACTATATTGGAGATGCAGAGCCAGTTAGGACTTTGA
- the LOC111208280 gene encoding putative MO25-like protein At4g17270, with protein MKGLFKSKPRTPPDIVRQTHDLLAYADRSVSIPDLRESKRQEKLSELSKNLRELKLILYGNSDAEPVAEACAQLTQEFFKGDTLRRLINSLQYLNLEARKDATQVVANLQRQQVNSRLIASDYLESNIDLMDFLVDGFENTDMALHYGTMFRECIRHQIVAKYVLDSQHVKKFFYYIQLPNFDIAADAAATFKELLTRHKSTVAEFLTKNEDWFFADYNSKLLESSNYITRRQAIKLLGDILLDRSNSVVMTKYVSSMDNLRILMNLLRESSKTIQIDAFHVFKLFVANQRKPSDIINILVANKNKLLRLLADVKPDKEDESFEADKAQVVREIVSLKP; from the exons ATGAAAGGTCTTTTCAAATCGAAGCCGCGTACTCCCCCTGACATCGTTCGTCAGACTCACGATCTCCTCGCCTACGCCGATCGATCCGTCTCCATCCCTGACCTTCGCGAGTCCAAACGCCAAGAAAAG CTGTCGGAACTAAGCAAGAACTTACGAGAGCTGAAGTTGATTCTCTATGGAAACAGCGACGCTGAGCCTGTTGCTGAAGCTTGTGCCCAGCTGACTCAAGAGTTCTTTAAGGGCGATACTCTCCGCCGCTTGATCAATTCACTTCAGTATCTGAACTTGGAG gCAAGGAAAGATGCTACACAAGTGGTTGCAAATCTTCAGAGGCAACAAGTCAATTCACGCCTTATTGCCTCTGATTATCTCGAATCCAACATTGACCTTATGGATTTCCTTGTGGACGG CTTTGAAAACACAGATATGGCGTTACACTATGGTACTATGTTTAGAGAGTGCATCCGCCATCAGATTGTTGCAAA ATATGTTTTGGACTCACAGCATGTGAAGAAGTTCTTTTACTATATACAGCTTCCCAATTTCGACATTGCTGCTGATGCTGCTGCCACTTTTAAG GAACTTCTGACAAGGCACAAGTCTACAGTTGCTGAGTTCCTCACTAAGAACGAAGACTGG TTTTTTGCAGATTACAATTCAAAGCTTCTTGAATCAAGCAATTATATAACCAGACGGCAGGCTATCAAG TTACTGGGCGATATATTACTGGATCGATCAAACTCAGTTGTGATGACGAAATATGTGAGCTCAATGGATAACTTGAGAATCCTCATGAATCTTCTCAGA GAATCAAGCAAGACTATTCAGATAGATGCTTTCCATGTTTTCAAG CTGTTTGTAGCAAACCAAAGAAAGCCTTCAGATATCATCAACATTCTGGTGGCAAACAAAAACAAGCTTCTAAGATTGTTGGCTGATGTCAAACCAGACAAAG AGGACGAGAGCTTTGAAGCAGATAAAGCTCAGGTGGTGAGAGAGATCGTAAGTCTTAAGCCTTGA
- the LOC111207846 gene encoding VAN3-binding protein-like translates to MESGGFYSDWKDTSSSLFGSENMDEDRVLRAEELFSSIPQPQTPKEPMEFLSRSWSLSTSEIAKALALKHRQQQEQDQQFCVAQNTPPVLFPDAAADPLVAGKIMNSFGTRKGGTLSKWFHHHKEHSSSSSSNTTNYLKKKDKARVENAHVHSAVSIAALAAGVASVTSASNSKGSSSKMALALASATELLASHCVEMAERAGADRARVASTVRSSVDIHSPGDLMTLTAAAATALRGEAALKARQPKEARKNASIAPFERSFSDSHWPSNIQFRLEEPNLPLEGELMQCSRHGVQRSKRVCVYVNKKSQVMIKLKSKHVGGAFSKKIKSVVYGVCDEKSAWPYRKERENNSEEVYFGLKTGQGLLEFKCKNKIHKQRWVDGVQCLLRQVNCFEAAKCSLGSLSLTSKT, encoded by the exons atggAGAGTGGTGGGTTTTATTCAGATTGGAAGGATACTTCATCTTCCTTGTTTGGATCAGAGAACATGGATGAAGACAGAGTTCTCAGAGCTGAAGAGCTGTTCTCATCTATCCCTCAGCCTCAGACACCAAAAGAGCCAATGGAGTTTCTGTCTAGATCCTGGAGTCTCTCTACTTCTGAAATAGCCAAAGCACTTGCACTCAAACATAGACAACAACAAGAGCAAGACCAACAGTTCTGTGTTGCTCAAAACACTCCTCCTGTCTTGTTCCCTGATGCTGCTGCAGATCCACTCGTG GCTGGAAAGATCATGAACTCGTTTGGCACACGCAAGGGAGGGACATTGTCAAAATGGTTTCACCACCACAAGGAACATAGTagtagcagcagcagcaacaccACCAACTATCTCAAGAAGAAAGACAAGGCGCGCGTTGAGAATGCACACGTGCATTCCGCTGTCTCTATAGCTGCTCTGGCTGCAGGTGTAGCCTCTGTGACATCTGCAAGCAACAGCAAAGGCTCAAGCTCCAAGATGGCTCTGGCTTTGGCCTCAGCCACCGAGCTTTTAGCCTCACATTGCGTTGAGATGGCTGAGCGAGCAGGTGCTGACCGCGCGCGTGTTGCTTCCACGGTTAGATCTTCTGTGGATATCCACAGTCCCGGTGATCTCATGACTCTTACAGCTGCAGCTGCAACAG CTTTGAGAGGAGAAGCGGCGCTGAAGGCGAGACAGCCAAAGGAAGCAAGGAAAAACGCATCTATTGCACCTTTCGAGAGAAGCTTCTCTGACTCTCATTGGCCTTCAAATATTCAGTTTAGGTTGGAAGAACCAAATCTTCCATTAGAAGGCGAACTGATGCAATGCTCGCGACATG GAGTGCAACGAAGTAAGCGTGTCTGTGTCTATGTCAACAAGAAGTCTCAG gtAATGATCAAACTCAAAAGCAAACATGTAGGAGGAGCATTCTCAAAGAAGATCAAAA gcGTTGTATATGGAGTCTGCGATGAGAAATCAGCTTGGCCATACAGGAAAGAGAGGGAAAACAACTCAGAAGAGGTTTACTTTGGTCTGAAAACAGGACAAGGGCTTTTGGagttcaagtgcaagaacaagATTCACAAGCAGAGATGGGTTGATGGGGTACAGTGTCTTCTACGCCAAGTAAACTGCTTTGAGGCTGCCAAGTGCTCGCTGGGATCTCTGAGTCTCACTAGTAAAACGTGA
- the LOC111208215 gene encoding myo-inositol 2-dehydrogenase-like, which yields MAANSAITKYGIVGIGMMGREHLINLHHIRHQNLAVVSIADPHPPSQLLAIELAQSLKWDLNVFSGHEELLESETCDVIVVSSPNMTHHRILMDIIAYPKPHHILVEKPLCTTVADCKEVLEAAKKRSDMVVQVGLEYRYMPPVAKLIEKVRGGGFGDVKMVAIREHRFPFLVKVNNWNRFNVNTGGTLVEKCCHFFDLMRLFASADPVCVMASGGMDVNHKDEVYDGKVPDIIDNAYVIIEFDNGCRGMLDLCMFAEGSKNEQEISVTSDIGKGEALVPEGIVRFGTREGGREHVQTIKAEDERIKYEGLHHGSSYLEHLMFLSAIRGERRAAVDLEDGLMAVAMGVAAQLSIQERRYVSMDEVL from the exons ATGGCGGCGAACTCAGCGATCACCAAGTACGGAATCGTAGGGATCGGCATGATGGGAAGAGAACACCTCATCAACCTCCACCATATCCGCCACCAAAACCTAGCCGTCGTCTCCATCGCCGATCCCCACCCTCCCTCGCAGCTCCTCGCCATCGAACTCGCTCAATCTCTCAAATGGGATCTCAACGTGTTCTCAGGACACGAGGAGCTCCTCGAGAGCGAGACGTGCGACGTGATCGTCGTCTCTTCACCCAACATGACTCACCACCGGATCCTCATGGACATCATCGCTTACCCTAAACCGCATCATATTCTCGTCGAGAAGCCTCTGTGCACCACCGTTGCGGACTGCAAAGAGGTTCTTGAGGCTGCCAAGAAACGGTCGGATATGGTGGTGCAAGTTGGGTTGGAGTACAGGTACATGCCACCTGTCGCTAAGCTTATAGAGAAAGTGAGAGGCGGAGGGTTTGGTGACGTCAAGATGGTAGCTATACGAGAGCATAGGTTCCCTTTCTTGGTTAAG GTGAACAACTGGAATAGATTCAATGTGAACACTGGAGGGACATTGGTGGAGAAGTGCTGCCATTTCTTTGATCTGATGAGGCTCTTTGCTTCTGCGGATCCTGTTTGTGTGATGGCTTCTGGTGGCATGGATGTGAACCACAAGGATGAAGTTTATGATGGGAAG GTGCCTGATATTATTGATAACGCTTATGTTATAATTGAGTTTGACAATGGATGTCGTGGGATGCTTGATCTTTGCATGTTTGCTGAAGGAAGCAAAAACGAGCAAGAAATCTCTGTTACTAGTGACATTGGCAAG GGGGAGGCACTTGTTCCAGAGGGTATAGTTCGGTTTGGGACTCGTGAAGGAGGAAGAGAACACGTTCAGACTATAAAAGCTGAGGATGAAAGAATAAA ATATGAAGGGTTGCATCATGGGTCAAGTTACTTGGAACATCTCATGTTTTTGTCCGCAATCAGAGGTGAAAGACGAGCAGCTGTGGATTTGGAAGACGGATTGATGGCTGTTGCCATGGGAGTTGCTGCACAGCTCTCCATTCAGGAGCGCCGCTATGTATCCATGGACGAGGTCTTGTGA
- the LOC106445071 gene encoding 60S ribosomal protein L15-1-like produces the protein MGAYKYVSELWRKKQSDVMRFVQRVRCWEYRQQPSIVRLVRPTRPDKARRLGYKAKQGFVVYRVRVRRGGRKRPVPKGIVYGKPTNQGVTQLKFQRSKRSVAEERAGRKLGGLRVVNSYWLNEDSTYKYYEIILVDPAHNAVRNDPRINWICNPVHKHRELRGLTSEGKKNRGLRGKGHRNHKNRPSRRATWKKNNSLSLRRYR, from the exons ATGG GAGCGTACAAGTATGTGTCGGAGCTATGGAGGAAGAAGCAGTCGGATGTGATGAGGTTTGTGCAGAGGGTTAGGTGCTGGGAGTATCGCCAGCAGCCTTCCATTGTCCGTCTCGTCAGGCCTACTCGTCCCGACAAAGCCCGTCGTCTCGGCTACAAGGCCAAGCag GGGTTTGTTGTTTACCGTGTTCGTGTGAGGCGTGGAGGTCGCAAGAGGCCTGTTCCCAAGGGTATTGTGTATGGTAAACCCACTAACCAGGGAGTGACACAGCTCAAATTCCAGCGCAGTAAAAGGTCTGTTGCTGAGGAACGTGCTGGTCGCAAACTCGGTGGCCTCAGGGTCGTTAACTCCTACTGGCTCAATGAG GACTCTACCTACAAGTACTACGAGATTATCCTTGTGGACCCTGCGCACAATGCCGTCCGGAATGATCCGAGGATCAACTGGATCTGCAACCCAGTGCACAAGCACAGAGAACTGAGAGGGCTCACCTCAGAGGGAAAGAAGAATCGTGGTCTTCGTGGAAAGGGTCACAGAAACCACAAGAACAGACCTTCCCGCAGGGCTACCTGGAAGAAGAACAACTCCCTCTCTCTCCGTCGTTACCGGTGA
- the LOC111208304 gene encoding transcription factor KUA1-like isoform X2 produces the protein MTRRCSHCNQNGHNSRTCPNRGVKLFGVRLTEGSIRKSASMGNLSHHSGSGLSGLVSNNPGSPGNGPDNDGYASEDFVPGSSSSHRERKKGNPWREEEHRMFLLGLQKLGKGDWRGISRNYVKTRTPTQVASHAQKYFIRQSNVSRRKRRSSLFDIIPDEGTDSVPAAPLILETEECESMKSTNSVGDEAPEDSIQTQLQPPPPGSFPVLYPAYFSPFYSFPFPVWPAAYDTEPAKEETHQILRPTAVHSKAAPIKVDQLLGMSKLSLKESSQNGVSEQSLSLKLVGGSASRQSAFHPNPASGGGSDMNTVIHAV, from the exons ATGACTCGCCGCTGTTCTCACTGCAACCAAAACGGACACAACTCACGTACATGTCCGAATCGTGGTGTCAAGCTCTTCGGTGTTCGTCTCACCGAAGGCTCTATACGCAAAAGTGCCAGTATGGGTAATCTCAGCCACCACTCGGGGTCTGGATTGAGTGGACTCGTGTCGAACAATCCGGGCTCTCCTGGCAATGGCCCTGACAACGACGGTTACGCCTCCGAGGATTTTGTTCCCGGCTCATCCTCTAGCCACCGTGAGAGAAAGAAAG GGAATCCATGGAGGGAAGAGGAGCATAGGATGTTCTTGTTGGGTCTACAGAAGCTGGGGAAAGGTGATTGGAGAGGTATCTCTAGGAACTATGTGAAGACGAGGACGCCTACTCAAGTCGCAAGTCATGCTCAGAAGTATTTCATCAGACAGTCCAATGTCTCTCGCCGCAAGAGACGTTCTAGTCTCTTTGATATCATTCCTGACGAG GGCACTGACTCTGTTCCGGCGGCACCGTTGATCCTGGAAACGGAAGAGTGTGAGTCAATGAAATCCACCAACTCTGTTGGTGATGAGGCACCAGAAGACAGCATCCAAACGCAGCTACAACCACCACCGCCTGGTTCATTCCCTGTGCTGTATCCGGCTTACTTCTCACCATTCTACTCATTCCCCTTCCCGGTGTGGCCTGCTGCGTATGATACCGAGCCGGCGAAGGAAGAGACTCACCAGATTCTCAGGCCAACAGCTGTGCACTCAAAAGCCGCCCCGATTAAGGTTGATCAACTTCTTGGCATGTCTAAGCTCAGCCTCAAGGAGTCTAGCCAAAACGGTGTATCGGAACAGTCTCTTTCACTGAAACTCGTTGGAGGTTCGGCTTCAAGGCAATCTGCCTTTCATCCAAATCCAGCTAGTGGTGGTGGTTCGGACATGAACACCGTGATTCATGCTGTCTAA
- the LOC111208304 gene encoding transcription factor KUA1-like isoform X1: protein MTRRCSHCNQNGHNSRTCPNRGVKLFGVRLTEGSIRKSASMGNLSHHSGSGLSGLVSNNPGSPGNGPDNDGYASEDFVPGSSSSHRERKKGNPWREEEHRMFLLGLQKLGKGDWRGISRNYVKTRTPTQVASHAQKYFIRQSNVSRRKRRSSLFDIIPDELMDSHEDIPMQGTDSVPAAPLILETEECESMKSTNSVGDEAPEDSIQTQLQPPPPGSFPVLYPAYFSPFYSFPFPVWPAAYDTEPAKEETHQILRPTAVHSKAAPIKVDQLLGMSKLSLKESSQNGVSEQSLSLKLVGGSASRQSAFHPNPASGGGSDMNTVIHAV, encoded by the exons ATGACTCGCCGCTGTTCTCACTGCAACCAAAACGGACACAACTCACGTACATGTCCGAATCGTGGTGTCAAGCTCTTCGGTGTTCGTCTCACCGAAGGCTCTATACGCAAAAGTGCCAGTATGGGTAATCTCAGCCACCACTCGGGGTCTGGATTGAGTGGACTCGTGTCGAACAATCCGGGCTCTCCTGGCAATGGCCCTGACAACGACGGTTACGCCTCCGAGGATTTTGTTCCCGGCTCATCCTCTAGCCACCGTGAGAGAAAGAAAG GGAATCCATGGAGGGAAGAGGAGCATAGGATGTTCTTGTTGGGTCTACAGAAGCTGGGGAAAGGTGATTGGAGAGGTATCTCTAGGAACTATGTGAAGACGAGGACGCCTACTCAAGTCGCAAGTCATGCTCAGAAGTATTTCATCAGACAGTCCAATGTCTCTCGCCGCAAGAGACGTTCTAGTCTCTTTGATATCATTCCTGACGAG CTAATGGATTCTCATGAGGACATTCCGATGCAGGGCACTGACTCTGTTCCGGCGGCACCGTTGATCCTGGAAACGGAAGAGTGTGAGTCAATGAAATCCACCAACTCTGTTGGTGATGAGGCACCAGAAGACAGCATCCAAACGCAGCTACAACCACCACCGCCTGGTTCATTCCCTGTGCTGTATCCGGCTTACTTCTCACCATTCTACTCATTCCCCTTCCCGGTGTGGCCTGCTGCGTATGATACCGAGCCGGCGAAGGAAGAGACTCACCAGATTCTCAGGCCAACAGCTGTGCACTCAAAAGCCGCCCCGATTAAGGTTGATCAACTTCTTGGCATGTCTAAGCTCAGCCTCAAGGAGTCTAGCCAAAACGGTGTATCGGAACAGTCTCTTTCACTGAAACTCGTTGGAGGTTCGGCTTCAAGGCAATCTGCCTTTCATCCAAATCCAGCTAGTGGTGGTGGTTCGGACATGAACACCGTGATTCATGCTGTCTAA
- the LOC106447784 gene encoding uncharacterized protein LOC106447784, translating to MSQSSLLIRNGGYSNGDRNATQLEDDIIRIPECDLNDVKECFRLTLIGRVFHIRGRSIDALINLLPRPRIWNVEGKVRGLNLGNGRFQFDFDKEEDLQTVLNKRPCHFNQWSFALERWEPFTSENFPNTIPFWINVTGVPVHFWNDKTFTEIANALGKKLLVDEKKARIQVSIDADKPLQFERRIGFPSGDIRKVSLSYDGLHRYCFTCNLISHDENTCPLLAPEERELKRKLRQENLENNERARFPIQGSQGFNSRNPLKRARSPTNGSHPSPSETTRYSELNREEKRRRSASSSYQPRETRVTDPRARDRKSSSRQENHYTHHGREVWSRLENPARKKELQRSQRGRTTKHSERNIFRKETSRPSNKPYAEWRPQSFSGEHRNRSGNYLAPRRTEDERMERSRATFDSQKTITDNRVSLESGEFFETHRSDFDAAMAEEERIRRLKGKAIATGPPSPTHKTPQTLNRVNQGIILTSPVKPTDASQVQRYDQPLLEQEDAILELEEGLDQALDVPLTELESTEVDNLVLETKRLEMAEKMMAENNIDENMIDLDNDDLLGDELLGETPDLVDAEKIEAISQLSPANAVSKKVESTNKQKERAKTATYIQEEALASGLGVYVPKGLLKKKAPRSPDIKGARASKKLQGLGGRASPKKKTTLGKRPSSFSSKVPRIEVFPSASRKKYVSLSGSVVSQKPPSKRI from the coding sequence ATGAGTCAATCATCCCTTTTGATCCGTAACGGAGGTTACTCCAATGGAGATCGTAACGCCACTCAATTGGAAGATGATATCATACGCATACCGGAGTGTGATCTCAATGACGTCAAGGAGTGTTTCCGTCTCACGCTCATTGGACGTGTTTTCCACATCCGTGGAAGGAGCATCGATGCCCTGATCAACCTTCTCCCCCGCCCCCGGATCTGGAATGTAGAGGGAAAAGTCCGTGGACTGAACCTCGGGAATGGCCGCTTTCAATTCGATTTTGACAAAGAGGAGGACTTGCAGACGGTCCTAAATAAGCGTCCCTGTCATTTCAACCAGTGGAGTTTCGCGCTGGAACGTTGGGAACCCTTCACTAGCGAAAATTTTCCAAACACGATCCCGTTTTGGATCAATGTGACGGGAGTCCCAGTTCATTTTTGGAATGATAAAACTTTCACGGAGATTGCTAACGCGCTTGGGAAAAAACTCCTAGTCGATGAAAAAAAGGCGCGAATCCAAGTCTCCATTGACGCGGACAAACCCCTGCAATTTGAGCGAAGAATAGGATTCCCAAGTGGAGACATCAGGAAAGTATCGTTATCTTATGATGGCCTTCACCGTTACTGTTTCACCTGCAACCTCATCTCTCATGATGAAAATACATGCCCCCTGTTGGCACCAGAGGAAAGAGAACTTAAGAGGAAGCTGCGACAGGAAAATTTAGAGAACAATGAACGGGCAAGATTCCCTATTCAAGGCTCCCAAGGTTTTAACTCTCGAAATCCGCTAAAGCGAGCCCGCTCCCCTACTAATGGGAGTCATCCTAGCCCCTCGGAAACCACGAGATATAGCGAACTCAACCGTGaggagaaaagaagaagaagcgcgTCCTCGTCCTATCAACCTCGCGAAACTCGAGTCACTGATCCTCGTGCTAGAGATCGCAAGAGTTCGAGCAGACAAGAGAACCACTACACCCATCATGGCAGAGAAGTATGGAGCCGTCTGGAAAACCCAGCTAGGAAGAAGGAACTGCAAAGATCACAAAGAGGACGCACCACAAAACACTCTGAACGGAACATCTTTCGCAAGGAGACGTCCCGTCCAAGCAACAAACCTTACGCTGAATGGCGACCACAAAGCTTTTCTGGAGAACACAGAAACAGATCAGGCAACTACTTGGCACCTCGCCGGACGGAGGACGAACGTATGGAAAGATCTAGAGCTACTTTTGACTCTCAAAAGACCATTACGGACAATCGTGTATCCCTGGAATCAGGAGAGTTTTTTGAAACTCATCGATCGGATTTTGACGCTGCAATGGCAGAGGAGGAAAGGATCCGTCGCCTCAAAGGCAAAGCCATTGCCACCGGACCACCTTCACCAACGCACAAGACTCCCCAGACCCTGAACCGTGTGAACCAAGGAATCATTCTAACTTCGCCCGTTAAGCCAACCGACGCATCACAAGTCCAAAGGTATGATCAACCTTTATTAGAACAAGAGGATGCTATTCTTGAGTTAGAAGAAGGTTTAGATCAGGCCCTAGATGTTCCTCTAACTGAGCTTGAATCTACTGAGGTTGATAACCTAGTTCTGGAAACAAAACGTCTTGAAATGGCTGAGAAAATGATGGCTGAAAATAATATAGATGAGAATATGATTGACCTGGATAATGATGATCTCCTTGGAGATGAGCTCCTTGGAGAGACGCCTGACCTTGTTGATGCAGAAAAAATTGAGGCCATTTCTCAGCTCTCTCCAGCAAATGCTGTGTCAAAGAAAGTAGAATCTACGAACAAGCAAAAGGAACGTGCAAAGACAGCCACTTACATTCAAGAAGAGGCGCTAGCATCAGGGTTGGGTGTCTACGTCCCAAAAGGCCTACTGAAGAAGAAGGCCCCCCGATCTCCTGATATAAAAGGAGCGAGGGCATCCAAGAAACTCCAAGGCCTCGGTGGCCGTGCTTCCCCAAAGAAGAAGACTACACTGGGTAAACGCCCATCATCTTTTTCGTCTAAGGTCCCTCGCATTGAGGTGTTTCCTTCTGCTTCACGCAAGAAATATGTGTCCCTTTCAGGTTCGGTGGTGTCCCAGAAACCACCCAGTAAGAGGATATGA